In the genome of Metabacillus litoralis, the window GCTACTGCCATGAGTAGAGTCAACACACCGAGCCAGATAACCCGTTCTCCTGTCACCTTCATACTTTCTTTTGGCAATGAGCCTTGAACACGCTGATGGAATCCAAGGAAAAATGGTATGAACAGTAGTAAAAACGGCTCTCCGTTAATTGATAGCACTGGCCACCAAGGTAGTGACGAGGTTAACGAACCACCTGGAACAAGTAACAGCAATGGAAGCATCCACGTTCGTTTTGCCTGATGATTTCCGATTGGTAAACCTCTAGTACTTGTTTTTAAAAACGGAGACGTTTGGATATGTGCTGTGCGGAAAATAAGAATTCCCTCCGCTATGACTAATAAAGCAGCTAAAATGCTGAGTGAAGCAAAGCTTGTCTCAGATAATCCTACAAAAAAAGATCCATCTGGAATAAAGGTTGCGGCTAGCAGTGTTAATCCCACTGTAAAAGCAGCTGACAGCCATCGCAGCTGAAATGTAAGACCAATCACGGCTGTAATAATCGCCATGAGGACAACAGTTCCAAACTGCAGACTTAAGCCTAATCCAAAAGAAACAACCGAGACAATCAGTCCTAACACAATTCCTTTTGTATACGTAAACTTCATTTCATTATAAATATCGAACACACGAATATGAAAAGAATTTCTTTCTTGCTTAACACGAAGATAGCCATAGGCAAATGTGAAAAGGAAAAAAAGATAAAAGAGCGGATGGATAAAGAAGCGACCGGCTGCCCATAGCAACTCTAGTAACCAATCATCGATCAAAACAGAATCCCACCTTACTGTTTCTATTAGGTTAATCATATTTTAACATCTCGGTGGAAAATTTAGTATGCTTATTTTAAGTTGTTCCAAATACACGTGTTAGAAAGTGAAAAATCACTAAAGCACTCATCTTCCTCAATACCTAAAATAAGAACAATCGTTTTAATCGATTTTTTTATATCTGAAAGAGAAAGCGAAAGTCGTTTATGATTTTTTAAGAGATAAGCAAAAAATGCTTTCACACATTCTTGATCAATCTGCTGTATTTTTTTGATGCTTGTGTAGTTGGCAATATACATACTAAACAACCGAACAGGCTTACTAGGGCTAGTGTGAAACTTATGTTCAGAACTGCTTTCCATCAACTCAGTTAAAAACTCCTGATACACCTGCTCCTTTTGTAAACTGGAATTTCTCATGGTTAACCTCCTAAGTTTCACCGATATATTATATAGGTTCGAACATAGAGGCTTTTTTTCGTCCTTATTGGCAGAAAAGCTTGGCTTGTTGCCAGGCACTAATACAAAAATCAGGGCTAACATGGTGTTAGCCCTGATTAATTAAACGTTTATTTAAACAACGATTTAATCGCCATTTTTAACTGAACATCGTTGTCTTCTTTTCCTCGCAGCTCTACTACCTTTTGATTTAGAGTGTCTGCTGTTTGCAAGTCAATTTTCCCGCTGATCGGGAGCTCATTTGTTTGCTGGAAAGCTTTTACGGCATTTTCTGTCGCTTTACTAAAGTAGCCGTCCTCTCTTCCAGGTTCAAAGCCTAAACCTTTTAACGCAAGCTGTGCGGTTTTAATTTGGTCATTATTCATATCAAACGTTAACGCCTCTTCGATTTGTAAAGGACTCGCTTGATATAGTGCCGGCTGTTCAACCTTAATCGTTGGCTCCACACCCTTTTTGTGAATCCAATTGCCTTCAGGTGTTAACCATTTGTAGAGAGTTAACTTGATATTGCTGCCATCTCCCATTGGAACAGCCTGTTGAACCGTTCCTTTACCGAACGAGGTCACACCAACAATATCATATCCTGATGCTTCTTTTAACGCACCTGCTAAGATTTCAGAAGCAGAAGCACTTCCTTTATCAATTAACACAGAAACAGGATAATCTTTTTTCTCAGAAAGTGTAGAGAAATAACGCTTTTTATCTCCATTGCGTTCTTGAATTTGGATATAAGGTTGATCCTTCGTTACAAACTCTTTCAATATTTCTTCAACACTTTGTAAGTAGCCTCCAGGATTTCCACGAACATCTAACACAAGTCCTTCAATATTGTCCTTCTCTAGCTTTGTTAGTGTTTCTTTAAAATCTTTTGCTGTGTTTTCAGAGAAAGAAGTAATTTGAATGTAACCAACCTTTTTCCCTTGATAATCCTTTGTTGAACCGAAGACTGTTTCTAACGGAATTTCATCACGAACAACATCAAATGTTAATTTTTCTCTTGTGTTCGGACGAACAACCTCAATCGCGACTTTTGTTCCTTTTTTTCCACGAATTTTTAACACCGTTTCGTGTAAATCAAGGCCTTCAACATTTTCTCCATCAATGCTCACGATTTGATCGTTTGGCTGAAGACCTGCTTTTTCAGCAGGAGAGCCTTTAAATGGAGAAACAATCGTTACTCTACCTTCTTGCATACCAACCTCAGCACCAATTCCCTCAAAGGAGGAATCAAGTGATTGTGAAAACTGTGCTGCTGTTTCTTTGTCCATATATACAGAGTATGGATCTTCAAGCGTTGAAAGCATACCCTGAATCGCGCCTTCTAATAGCTCTTCTTCATCAACATCCTCAACATATTTTGTTGAGATTAACTCAAGAGCTTGCTTAAACTTATCAAACCCTTCAATTTCAGATGCTTGTTCTTCTTCAGATTGAAACACATTCCCAAAGGTTGGGATGGCTTCAGCTTCCTTGGGTGCTGGATCTTCTGTAAGCTCTAATCCTACAAACATTCCACCTGCGCCAACGAGTACGCCAAGTGCTAGTAAAAATGCTGTGATTTTCTGATTCATCCTTTACCTCCTCATGCCAATATAGCCAGGTTTATGTAAATCCTTTTGTAAGTAGACTTTTCCTATTATATGTAAAGCTTGGTCATATCATGTAAATAAAAAAACGAAAGTTAGACAACAGGTACAATAGATAAACGAGGTTAAAACGAAAAGCCCCTAAAACATACGATGTTTTAGAGGCTTTCTTTGTGGGTAATGTTATGGTAAATAGTCCAATGGATTGACAGAGCTTGAAGATCCGTTCCATGGCCCTTTATGAATTTCAAAGTGTAAATGCTGTCCTGTTGAACGACCTGTATTTCCCATGATGCCAATTTGCTGACCTTTTGAAACAGATTGTCCTGATTTCACATAGAATTGTTCCATATGAGCATAGACAGTTGTGTACACTTGTCCATTAATTTTATGAGAAATGTACACGACATTTCCGTAACTGCTAGAATAGTTGGCACGAATTACTGTACCTCCTGCTGCAGCGACAATCGGAACATCTGCACTGTTGGCAATATCAATACCAGAGTGCAACTTCTTACCACCTGTTACAGGGTGAATACGGTAGCCATATCCTGATGTGAAGGAACCAGATGCAGGCCACATAAAGCTTCCACTTGTTACAGCTGGTGTTTGTGAAGATGAATTATTACTTGAGCCAGAAGAACCTGAGCTAGATTTATTAGCTGCTGCTGCCTCTGCTTTTCGTTTAGCTTCCGCGGCTGCTGCTTCACGCTGACGCTTTTCTTCAGCTTCAATTGCTGTCTTTTGCTCTTCTAAAAATGCTGCTTCATCTTCTAATTCATGCATTTCATGAATGGCTTCATCATGCTGAACTTGAACTTGAGCCATTAACTCTTCTTTTTTCTTCTTTTGACCAGCTAATTGCTGTTTAAGAGTTTCTAATTCTGTTAAAGCATTTTCAAGTTCTACTAGTTTTTTATTTAGATCTGCCTCTGCTTGCTCTAGCGTTTGCTTGTCTGCTTCATGAGCTTTAATAATTTCGCGATCTGCTTCTACAATTGTTGTGACCGCATTAACACGACCAACAAAATCTCCAAAGCTTTGAGCACCTAGGAGCACATCTAAATAACTAATCATACCGCCAGATTCTTGTAGCGTGCGAGCACGATCTTCTAAAAGCTTATTACGTTCAGCAATACGAGCTTTTACTTCTTCAATCTCTACTTTTAGTTCTTCAATTTGCTTTCTAGACTCTTCAATACTAGCCTCTTGTTCACGAATTTTCCCGTTCGTTTCAGCAAATTGCGTGTCAATTTTTTTAATTTCTTCATCTAATTTCGCTTCTTGATCTTTAAGCTCTGAGATTTCACTTTCCTTTTGATCAAGATCAGATGATACGTCTGATTGTTTTTGCTCTATTTCCTGCTTCTTTTCCTGTAACGTTTGAGCGAAGCCAAGGTGGTGATTAGGTAGTAATAATGTGCTTGTCCCTAAAACAGCAGCCAAGCTAAACGTCATTAGTTTTCGATTCATCTTGTTTCCTCCCCAACGTTATGTAATACGAAATGCGAAAGGTACTCAGCATTCGGCGACAAGCATAAGGCGAGTAGGAATAGAAGGTGTTCTTTGCCTTCAATTCCTACTTGACTTATGACCTCGAGCCGATGGCGCCTGGAGCTAGACAATAATCCAACTTTTACAGCCACAAAACTAGTAAACTAGCAATAAAAATATTGCTAGTTTACACTTTTAAGAACTTACGAACAGACATTAAACTTCCCCAAATTCCAATTAACGCACCGATGAACAATAAAAGAGCTGATATTTGGAAAAGGAATGGACTTGACGGTAATAACTCAACAAATGATCCTTGAAGCTTCGGAATCGCCCATGTGTACAGAGATTTATAAACAACGCCAATTAAAATAATCGGAACCACTGCACCAAATACACCTAAGAATAAACCTTCAAGGAAAAACGGCCAACGAATAAATCCGTTTGTTGCCCCTACAAGTCTCATAATCTCAATTTCATGTCGACGAGCAACGATCGTAATTTTAATGGTATTAGAAATTAAGAACATCGCCGTAAAGATTAAACCGATGATTAAGCCGATCCCAATATTACGAGAAATCGAAATCACATCAAATAATTTTTCAACCTGGTCTTGACCGTATCTTACCTTAGAGGCATTAGCCAATTTCGTAATCTTCTCAGCTAAAGCACTCGTATCATTTGGATCCTTTGCTTTTACAATAAACACGTCATTTAACGGGTTATTTTGTTCAAAAAGTTGGAATGACTTTCCTTCTTCTCCTAAGCTTTCAACGAGATTTTCTAACTCTTTTTCCTTAGGAGAGAATACAACGGTATCAACTTGTTCTATTTTTTCGATCTCACTCTTAAGAGCATTTTGCGCTGCTTCATCTGCTGTTACATCGATCAATACACGAATCTCAACATCTTTTTCAAGATTCG includes:
- a CDS encoding PDZ domain-containing protein produces the protein MIDDWLLELLWAAGRFFIHPLFYLFFLFTFAYGYLRVKQERNSFHIRVFDIYNEMKFTYTKGIVLGLIVSVVSFGLGLSLQFGTVVLMAIITAVIGLTFQLRWLSAAFTVGLTLLAATFIPDGSFFVGLSETSFASLSILAALLVIAEGILIFRTAHIQTSPFLKTSTRGLPIGNHQAKRTWMLPLLLLVPGGSLTSSLPWWPVLSINGEPFLLLFIPFFLGFHQRVQGSLPKESMKVTGERVIWLGVLTLLMAVASIWFAPAAFIAVFVAMVGREFITIRQRLNDDSAAFYFSKRDHGLMILGILPHSPAEKMTLQVGEMVTKVNGYAVKTVDEFYQALQKNRAFCKLEVINFNGEIRYAQRALYDGEHHELGILFVQDGKKKWENEAV
- a CDS encoding swarming motility protein SwrAA, translated to MRNSSLQKEQVYQEFLTELMESSSEHKFHTSPSKPVRLFSMYIANYTSIKKIQQIDQECVKAFFAYLLKNHKRLSLSLSDIKKSIKTIVLILGIEEDECFSDFSLSNTCIWNNLK
- a CDS encoding S41 family peptidase gives rise to the protein MNQKITAFLLALGVLVGAGGMFVGLELTEDPAPKEAEAIPTFGNVFQSEEEQASEIEGFDKFKQALELISTKYVEDVDEEELLEGAIQGMLSTLEDPYSVYMDKETAAQFSQSLDSSFEGIGAEVGMQEGRVTIVSPFKGSPAEKAGLQPNDQIVSIDGENVEGLDLHETVLKIRGKKGTKVAIEVVRPNTREKLTFDVVRDEIPLETVFGSTKDYQGKKVGYIQITSFSENTAKDFKETLTKLEKDNIEGLVLDVRGNPGGYLQSVEEILKEFVTKDQPYIQIQERNGDKKRYFSTLSEKKDYPVSVLIDKGSASASEILAGALKEASGYDIVGVTSFGKGTVQQAVPMGDGSNIKLTLYKWLTPEGNWIHKKGVEPTIKVEQPALYQASPLQIEEALTFDMNNDQIKTAQLALKGLGFEPGREDGYFSKATENAVKAFQQTNELPISGKIDLQTADTLNQKVVELRGKEDNDVQLKMAIKSLFK
- a CDS encoding murein hydrolase activator EnvC family protein, with amino-acid sequence MNRKLMTFSLAAVLGTSTLLLPNHHLGFAQTLQEKKQEIEQKQSDVSSDLDQKESEISELKDQEAKLDEEIKKIDTQFAETNGKIREQEASIEESRKQIEELKVEIEEVKARIAERNKLLEDRARTLQESGGMISYLDVLLGAQSFGDFVGRVNAVTTIVEADREIIKAHEADKQTLEQAEADLNKKLVELENALTELETLKQQLAGQKKKKEELMAQVQVQHDEAIHEMHELEDEAAFLEEQKTAIEAEEKRQREAAAAEAKRKAEAAAANKSSSGSSGSSNNSSSQTPAVTSGSFMWPASGSFTSGYGYRIHPVTGGKKLHSGIDIANSADVPIVAAAGGTVIRANYSSSYGNVVYISHKINGQVYTTVYAHMEQFYVKSGQSVSKGQQIGIMGNTGRSTGQHLHFEIHKGPWNGSSSSVNPLDYLP
- the ftsX gene encoding permease-like cell division protein FtsX: MTNSLGRHIRESLKSLARNTWMTFASISAVTVTLILVGTFLVIMMNLNHVASNLEKDVEIRVLIDVTADEAAQNALKSEIEKIEQVDTVVFSPKEKELENLVESLGEEGKSFQLFEQNNPLNDVFIVKAKDPNDTSALAEKITKLANASKVRYGQDQVEKLFDVISISRNIGIGLIIGLIFTAMFLISNTIKITIVARRHEIEIMRLVGATNGFIRWPFFLEGLFLGVFGAVVPIILIGVVYKSLYTWAIPKLQGSFVELLPSSPFLFQISALLLFIGALIGIWGSLMSVRKFLKV